One Lactobacillus crispatus DNA segment encodes these proteins:
- the thiI gene encoding tRNA uracil 4-sulfurtransferase ThiI: MEYTEVMVRYGELSTKGKNRKDFINRLASNVEKVLKDFPQIEFHPRHDRMHIVLNGASFKDVDQRLKKVFGIQTYSPAIKIPKTLEDIEKTSLELMQETFKPGMTFKVNTKRSDHKFEYDTNQLNNLVGDYLFDHMDGLKAEMKHPDLVLRIEVRQDAVYISNQLLHGVGGMPVGTAGKAVMMLSGGIDSPVASWLALKRGVDIEMVHFFSPPYTTEKALAKAKELTGILANYAGKINFIAVPFAEIQETIKEKLPEGYLMTVQRRFMLQLADRIRAQRGGLAIFNGESVGQVASQTLQSMVAINDVTTTPVIRPVATMDKTEIIAKAEEIGTFDLSIQPFEDCCTIFAPPRPKTKPKLEKAREYEARLDVEGLIERAMAGIEITPIYPNEKFLDDKAQEDKDLL; encoded by the coding sequence ATGGAATACACAGAAGTTATGGTTCGCTATGGCGAGCTTTCAACTAAGGGGAAGAACAGAAAGGACTTCATCAATCGCTTAGCAAGTAACGTTGAAAAAGTTCTTAAGGATTTCCCACAAATTGAATTTCATCCTCGTCATGATAGGATGCACATTGTCCTGAATGGCGCATCATTCAAGGATGTTGACCAACGTCTGAAGAAGGTATTTGGAATTCAAACTTACTCACCAGCAATTAAGATTCCTAAGACTCTTGAAGATATTGAAAAGACTTCTTTGGAATTGATGCAAGAGACTTTTAAGCCAGGGATGACCTTTAAGGTTAATACTAAGCGTAGTGACCACAAGTTTGAATACGACACTAATCAATTGAATAATCTGGTTGGTGACTACTTGTTTGATCATATGGATGGCTTGAAGGCTGAAATGAAGCATCCTGATTTGGTCTTGAGAATTGAAGTTCGTCAAGATGCCGTTTATATTTCCAATCAATTGCTTCATGGTGTTGGCGGGATGCCCGTTGGTACTGCTGGTAAGGCTGTCATGATGCTTAGTGGTGGGATTGACTCACCAGTTGCTTCATGGCTGGCATTGAAGCGCGGAGTAGATATTGAAATGGTTCACTTCTTTAGTCCACCTTACACTACTGAAAAGGCCTTGGCTAAGGCTAAGGAATTGACTGGTATTTTGGCAAACTACGCTGGTAAGATTAATTTTATTGCTGTGCCATTTGCGGAAATTCAGGAAACGATCAAGGAAAAGTTGCCAGAAGGCTACTTGATGACTGTGCAACGTCGTTTTATGTTGCAATTAGCTGACCGCATTCGTGCTCAACGTGGTGGCCTAGCCATCTTTAATGGTGAGTCAGTTGGTCAAGTTGCTTCTCAGACTTTGCAATCAATGGTGGCCATTAATGATGTAACAACGACTCCAGTTATTCGTCCAGTTGCGACAATGGATAAGACGGAGATTATTGCCAAGGCTGAAGAGATTGGTACCTTTGATTTATCAATTCAACCATTTGAAGATTGTTGTACTATTTTTGCTCCGCCACGTCCTAAGACTAAGCCAAAGTTGGAAAAAGCGCGTGAATATGAAGCTCGTCTTGACGTTGAAGGCCTGATTGAAAGGGCAATGGCTGGTATTGAGATTACGCCAATTTATCCAAATGAAAAGTTTTTGGATGATAAGGCTCAGGAAGATAAAGATTTATTGTAA
- a CDS encoding pseudouridine synthase, with product MRIDKYLANMNVGSRKEVHQLIKQGIVAVNGTTVKTPKQQVKESDQVTVNGDAVAYQKYHYFLLNKPKGVLSATEDRSQPTVISILAPQDRYQGIVPVGRLDKDTTGLLLLTNDGQLNHELLAPGKHVDKVYRAEIAGVANDTTVKTFASGMTLGDGTKLQPAELKILSQDEEHDRSTTEIKIREGKYHQIKRMFGAVGMKVVELERISMGKLTLPANLKRGEYLELKLEDIIK from the coding sequence ATGCGCATAGACAAATATTTAGCCAATATGAATGTTGGATCACGAAAAGAAGTACACCAATTAATTAAGCAGGGAATTGTTGCAGTTAATGGCACGACTGTTAAAACGCCAAAGCAGCAAGTTAAAGAAAGCGATCAGGTCACTGTTAACGGAGATGCTGTTGCTTATCAAAAATATCATTATTTCTTATTGAATAAACCTAAAGGTGTTTTGTCAGCGACGGAAGACCGCAGTCAGCCAACAGTGATTTCCATACTGGCGCCGCAAGATCGCTATCAAGGAATCGTACCCGTTGGTCGTTTGGACAAGGATACTACTGGCTTGCTCCTTTTGACGAATGATGGTCAGTTGAATCATGAATTGCTTGCACCTGGTAAGCATGTTGATAAAGTTTATCGTGCTGAAATTGCTGGTGTAGCTAATGATACGACTGTTAAAACTTTTGCTTCAGGAATGACACTAGGCGATGGGACCAAACTGCAGCCAGCAGAATTGAAGATATTATCCCAGGATGAAGAGCACGATAGGTCTACAACTGAAATTAAAATTCGTGAAGGTAAATATCACCAGATCAAGCGTATGTTTGGTGCGGTAGGGATGAAAGTCGTTGAGCTAGAGCGAATTTCGATGGGAAAGTTAACCTTGCCTGCTAACTTAAAGCGGGGAGAATATCTGGAATTGAAGTTGGAAGATATAATAAAGTGA
- a CDS encoding IS256 family transposase has translation MNDFTKDFAQALFNPDKINDLLRKELQQAVNNLLEAELTAFLGYDPYARNGWNTGNSRNGAYFRKVDTQFGPIEVQVPRDRNGQFHQHTLPDYKQHSDVLESTIIKLYSKGVTTREIADLIEKMYGSHYSPAQVSNISKQMLPKIEAYHKRKLSDKFFCVYLDATYLPLRRETFEREAVYIAIGIKPNGHKEVIDYCIAPSENIEVWTEMLQNMKSRGLKQVELFLSDGVVGMKTALARTYPKAHFQRCLVHVMRNICAKVRVDDREKIMNEFKQIHQQTSKKEAAAVLHKFYAKWNKAYSHVIKGLKEIEPDLLVFYNYPKQIRASIYSTNMIESFNNVIKRKAKPKAEFPTEQSLDAFIGIQAMSYNDRYFNRIHKGFGQVQDTLESYFD, from the coding sequence ATGAATGATTTTACCAAAGATTTTGCTCAAGCTCTATTCAATCCAGACAAAATAAATGATTTATTGCGCAAAGAGCTACAACAGGCTGTTAATAACTTGCTAGAAGCTGAGTTGACTGCCTTTCTAGGCTATGATCCCTATGCCAGAAATGGCTGGAATACTGGCAATTCTAGAAATGGTGCTTATTTCCGCAAGGTTGATACCCAGTTTGGACCAATTGAAGTGCAAGTGCCTCGAGACCGCAACGGTCAGTTTCATCAGCACACGCTGCCTGACTACAAGCAGCACTCTGATGTTTTGGAAAGCACGATTATCAAGCTATACTCCAAAGGCGTAACTACCAGAGAAATCGCTGACTTGATTGAGAAAATGTATGGCAGTCATTATAGTCCAGCTCAAGTATCAAATATTTCCAAGCAGATGCTCCCCAAGATTGAGGCTTATCACAAGCGCAAGCTAAGCGACAAGTTTTTCTGTGTCTATTTGGATGCGACATACCTTCCTTTGCGCCGAGAAACGTTTGAGCGTGAAGCAGTATATATTGCCATTGGCATTAAACCTAATGGACATAAGGAAGTCATTGACTACTGCATTGCTCCTAGTGAGAACATTGAAGTTTGGACAGAGATGCTTCAAAACATGAAGTCCAGAGGCTTGAAGCAAGTTGAGCTTTTTCTTTCTGATGGTGTTGTTGGCATGAAAACAGCCTTGGCCAGGACTTATCCTAAAGCTCATTTTCAACGCTGCCTGGTTCATGTCATGCGCAATATCTGCGCTAAAGTACGCGTCGACGATCGTGAAAAGATCATGAACGAATTCAAGCAGATACATCAACAGACAAGCAAAAAAGAAGCTGCAGCTGTCTTGCACAAATTCTATGCCAAATGGAATAAAGCTTATAGCCATGTCATCAAAGGTTTGAAGGAAATTGAGCCCGATCTGCTAGTCTTCTACAATTATCCCAAACAAATCAGAGCTTCAATTTATTCAACCAATATGATTGAATCCTTTAACAACGTCATCAAGCGTAAAGCTAAGCCTAAGGCAGAATTTCCAACTGAACAGTCGCTTGATGCATTTATTGGCATCCAGGCAATGAGCTACAATGACCGTTATTTCAATCGAATTCATAAAGGCTTTGGTCAGGTTCAGGACACCTTAGAATCCTACTTTGATTAA
- a CDS encoding GtrA family protein, with the protein MEKIKTAIYSEDFVQLVKYVLIGVLGLVVDFGIYTILTHFKMNVEIANIISSTCGIINNFLWNSYTNFKVHDRMILRFISYFIVGQITTVFTTVSLFIFVTKLGYPHLIVKIVATFVATLIQFVINKVVTFRKAKKEEI; encoded by the coding sequence ATGGAAAAAATCAAAACAGCAATCTATTCAGAAGATTTTGTTCAATTAGTAAAGTATGTTCTAATTGGCGTATTAGGGCTAGTCGTTGATTTTGGAATTTATACAATTTTGACGCATTTCAAGATGAATGTTGAAATAGCTAACATTATTTCGTCTACCTGCGGGATCATCAATAACTTTTTATGGAATTCTTATACTAACTTTAAAGTTCATGATCGCATGATATTAAGATTTATTTCTTATTTTATCGTTGGTCAGATTACCACGGTATTTACTACGGTTTCCCTATTTATTTTCGTTACTAAATTGGGTTATCCGCACTTAATCGTTAAAATAGTAGCAACTTTTGTAGCAACCTTAATTCAATTTGTAATTAATAAAGTAGTTACTTTTAGAAAAGCTAAGAAAGAAGAAATCTAA
- a CDS encoding YueI family protein, with protein sequence MTEDLNKRVEQAAQGITPQTKPDERRRFLGSLRERCLIRMDNTEVKNPELTALFLKHITDFKGYTILINGNITDDGFLGDVEASCSKYDIPFTLVNNETAKTGPHDTAVLVVAKNAINRPRIELKQVYPPEFPKEELAAPKTKESFWHKLFHGDK encoded by the coding sequence ATGACTGAAGATTTAAATAAACGTGTTGAACAAGCAGCTCAAGGTATTACTCCACAAACTAAGCCTGATGAACGCCGCAGATTTTTAGGTTCATTACGTGAGCGCTGCTTAATCCGTATGGACAATACTGAAGTTAAAAATCCCGAATTAACTGCCCTATTTCTTAAACATATCACTGACTTTAAGGGCTATACTATTTTGATCAATGGCAATATCACTGATGATGGCTTCTTGGGAGACGTTGAAGCCAGTTGCAGCAAATATGATATTCCCTTCACTTTAGTTAACAATGAAACCGCAAAAACAGGACCACATGATACGGCAGTACTAGTTGTAGCGAAGAACGCTATAAATCGACCACGAATTGAGCTAAAGCAAGTTTATCCACCTGAATTTCCTAAAGAAGAATTAGCCGCACCTAAAACAAAAGAAAGTTTTTGGCATAAACTTTTTCACGGAGATAAGTAA
- a CDS encoding ATP-binding protein has product MRETKNLEFKEKLTNTFLKTVSAFANYGSGKIKFGIKDDGSIVGVKNPVEFCLNVENKINDSIKPNPDYNLEIDPKTNVVTLTVKQGVNPPYLYKSKAYKSNDSASIEVDRSELSQLILIGENRTYDSLTAMNQNLSFNILEEALKEKIGIKSLTSDILITLNLEHKDTSYTNAGELLADKNNYRGIDIVRFGESINIMLDRASYEHESILKEYKQAIQKYRQYYQHEEIQGATRNIVSQIPEEAFREAIANALVHRVWNINSQIKISMYDDRIEVVFPGGLPQGLSKEEYLSGQISILRNPIIANVFFRLGLIEQFGTGVRRINDSYRSSLVQPQFKIFDNSIKIILPVLKFITDDLSNDEKKVYQIIHEGADTTKQISQMSKFGRTKVLKILRQLEKQGYIRRMGEGRATKYILSK; this is encoded by the coding sequence ATGAGAGAAACCAAAAATTTAGAATTTAAAGAGAAATTGACGAATACTTTTCTAAAAACGGTTAGTGCATTTGCAAATTATGGCAGTGGCAAAATTAAATTTGGAATAAAGGATGATGGATCAATCGTTGGTGTGAAAAATCCAGTTGAATTTTGTTTAAATGTTGAAAATAAAATCAACGATTCGATCAAACCAAATCCAGATTATAATTTAGAAATTGATCCTAAAACTAATGTGGTTACTTTAACAGTAAAGCAAGGAGTTAATCCTCCATATTTATACAAATCAAAGGCCTATAAGAGTAATGACAGTGCTTCGATCGAAGTGGACCGATCTGAATTATCACAGTTAATCTTAATTGGTGAAAATAGAACCTATGATAGTTTAACCGCGATGAACCAAAATTTGTCATTTAACATTTTAGAAGAAGCATTAAAAGAAAAGATAGGAATTAAAAGTTTAACATCTGATATATTGATTACGCTTAATTTAGAGCATAAGGATACTAGTTACACTAACGCCGGTGAGCTTTTGGCAGACAAAAATAATTATCGTGGAATTGATATTGTTCGGTTTGGTGAAAGCATTAATATTATGCTTGATCGAGCAAGTTATGAGCATGAATCTATTCTTAAAGAGTATAAGCAAGCAATTCAAAAATATCGTCAATATTATCAACATGAAGAAATACAGGGAGCAACGCGAAATATTGTAAGTCAGATTCCAGAAGAAGCTTTTCGTGAGGCAATAGCCAATGCCTTAGTTCATCGAGTTTGGAACATTAACTCGCAAATTAAAATTTCTATGTATGATGATAGAATTGAAGTAGTATTTCCAGGTGGATTGCCACAAGGACTTAGCAAAGAAGAATATCTTTCAGGTCAGATTTCCATTTTGCGTAATCCAATTATTGCTAATGTTTTCTTTAGGTTAGGATTAATTGAGCAATTTGGTACAGGTGTAAGAAGAATAAATGATTCTTATAGAAGTAGTTTGGTTCAACCGCAGTTTAAAATTTTTGATAATTCGATAAAGATAATATTGCCAGTTTTAAAGTTTATTACGGACGATCTGTCTAATGATGAAAAGAAAGTATATCAAATAATTCATGAAGGTGCGGATACTACGAAGCAAATTAGCCAAATGAGTAAGTTTGGTAGGACGAAAGTTTTGAAGATTTTGCGGCAACTAGAAAAACAAGGTTATATTAGAAGAATGGGTGAAGGCAGAGCTACAAAATATATTTTAAGCAAATAA
- the ezrA gene encoding septation ring formation regulator EzrA, protein MSSIQAIIIIAVVILIIVVVAAMLLINRKQLKEIEAIDAAVTEIEKMHLEDDITRLDKMDLAGESLTTLNTWRKSYTEAAKKKLPRVHKLVEEAANENATYRLFKARKNIKQAQEIIKPTLEDARNTKAVFTELLESNKENQIQYDALIKVYRELRKDILANSFEYGAAIDQVEDQLASMESDFEEAKNLSSQGDHVEAKRVLSKIRMSLGNLQKRLKPLKEGYHQLEVVFQDQLKELSDAYKKMISEKYYLTSVDVLGRIKEIHDEIDGARKLLAETKVNELAKENKKISGEIDDLYDVLAKEYKARPFVEKNQSKMLTLISHQQTASKKLVEKLRHIDESYELTHGELEKSKDLEKEVNEMYHQYTIDTQNIADGKGVYSAIQDSWLQMLDRLREIDAEQAKMSTDVDGLYDSENVANDSIKRFKQEVSLVYRRLERRNLPGNPDSFVQMYTLVVNEIGHVSNELSQVRINMEKISAELIQISDDVERLKREADDIINSANLVELTMQYSNKYADKDSIAQAQKTAMQLYNEYNYKEALDTIATAIEKVEPGSYQRLENAYYSEEKSN, encoded by the coding sequence ATGTCATCAATTCAAGCTATTATAATTATTGCCGTGGTGATCCTAATCATTGTCGTAGTTGCAGCAATGCTATTGATCAATCGTAAACAACTAAAAGAAATTGAAGCGATTGATGCAGCAGTGACTGAAATTGAGAAGATGCATCTAGAAGATGATATTACGCGACTGGATAAAATGGATTTGGCCGGCGAAAGTTTAACTACATTAAATACTTGGCGCAAGAGCTACACTGAAGCAGCTAAGAAAAAATTACCGCGAGTGCATAAGCTAGTTGAAGAAGCTGCTAATGAAAATGCAACTTATCGCTTGTTTAAAGCAAGAAAGAATATTAAACAAGCACAGGAGATTATCAAGCCAACGCTCGAAGATGCTCGTAACACCAAGGCAGTTTTCACGGAACTACTTGAATCAAATAAGGAAAATCAAATTCAATATGATGCTTTGATTAAAGTTTATCGTGAATTAAGAAAAGATATCTTAGCCAATTCCTTTGAATATGGTGCTGCGATTGATCAGGTTGAAGATCAACTAGCATCAATGGAGAGTGACTTTGAAGAAGCAAAAAATCTTTCTTCACAAGGTGATCATGTTGAAGCTAAGCGAGTTTTGTCCAAGATTCGGATGTCTTTGGGTAACTTACAAAAACGCTTAAAACCTCTAAAAGAGGGCTATCATCAACTTGAAGTAGTGTTCCAAGATCAGCTTAAGGAATTGTCTGATGCTTATAAAAAAATGATTTCAGAAAAATATTACCTTACTAGCGTAGATGTTTTGGGCAGAATCAAGGAAATTCATGATGAAATTGATGGTGCGCGCAAATTGCTAGCTGAGACTAAGGTGAATGAATTAGCCAAGGAAAATAAAAAGATCTCTGGCGAAATTGATGATTTATATGATGTTTTAGCTAAGGAATACAAGGCAAGACCATTTGTTGAAAAAAATCAAAGTAAAATGCTGACTTTGATCTCACATCAGCAAACCGCGTCAAAGAAGCTGGTAGAAAAGTTGCGGCATATTGATGAGAGCTATGAATTGACTCATGGCGAATTGGAAAAGAGTAAAGACTTAGAAAAAGAAGTCAATGAAATGTACCATCAGTACACTATTGATACACAGAATATCGCAGATGGTAAGGGTGTTTACTCTGCTATTCAAGATTCATGGCTCCAGATGCTAGATCGCCTGCGTGAAATTGATGCAGAGCAGGCTAAGATGTCAACTGACGTTGATGGACTTTATGATTCTGAAAATGTAGCTAATGATTCAATCAAGCGCTTTAAGCAAGAAGTTTCATTAGTTTACCGTCGACTTGAAAGACGAAATTTGCCAGGTAATCCTGATAGCTTTGTGCAAATGTATACTTTAGTAGTCAACGAGATTGGCCATGTCAGCAACGAATTAAGTCAGGTCCGGATTAATATGGAAAAGATCTCAGCTGAATTAATTCAAATTTCTGATGATGTGGAGCGGCTTAAACGTGAAGCAGATGACATCATTAATTCCGCTAACCTAGTTGAATTGACGATGCAGTATTCAAATAAATATGCAGATAAGGATTCAATTGCGCAAGCACAAAAGACAGCAATGCAGCTATATAATGAATATAACTATAAGGAAGCCCTTGATACAATTGCTACAGCAATTGAAAAGGTAGAGCCAGGTAGTTATCAACGACTTGAAAATGCATATTATTCAGAAGAGAAGAGTAATTAA
- the rpsD gene encoding 30S ribosomal protein S4 gives MSRYTGPSWKRSRRLGISLSGTGKEISRRNYAPGQHGPNNRGRLSEYGQQLHEKQKLRWMYGLNERQFRTLFTRAGKIREGQHGVNFMILLERRLDSLVYRLGLATTREQARQLVNHGHITVDGKRVDIPSYEVKVGQTIGLKEKSKNLQQVKDALEAVTARPSFVSFDENKMEGTLVRLPERDEMEPEIDEALVVEWYNKLL, from the coding sequence ATGTCAAGATATACAGGTCCAAGTTGGAAACGTTCAAGAAGATTGGGTATTTCCCTTTCAGGTACTGGTAAGGAAATTTCTCGTCGTAACTACGCTCCAGGTCAACACGGTCCTAACAACCGCGGTCGTTTGTCAGAATACGGTCAACAATTGCACGAAAAGCAAAAGTTACGTTGGATGTACGGCTTAAACGAACGTCAATTTAGAACTTTGTTCACCCGCGCTGGTAAGATTCGTGAAGGTCAACACGGTGTTAACTTCATGATCTTGCTTGAACGTCGTTTGGACAGTCTTGTTTACCGTCTTGGTTTAGCTACTACTAGAGAACAAGCTAGACAATTGGTAAACCACGGTCACATTACTGTTGATGGTAAACGTGTTGACATTCCTTCATACGAAGTCAAGGTTGGTCAAACTATTGGCTTGAAGGAAAAGTCAAAGAACTTACAACAAGTTAAGGATGCCTTAGAAGCAGTTACTGCTCGTCCATCATTTGTTTCATTTGATGAAAACAAAATGGAAGGTACTCTTGTACGTTTACCAGAACGTGACGAAATGGAACCAGAAATTGATGAAGCCTTAGTTGTTGAATGGTACAACAAGTTACTTTAA
- a CDS encoding cysteine desulfurase family protein — translation MIYFDNSATTKIDPQVLDTYNKVATNIWGNPSSLHKMGDRAHQLLEASRKQIADLLGTKQHEIFFTSGGTESNNAAIKGTAIQKREFGKHIITSSVEHASVANSFNALENLGWRVTRLPVDKEGRVNVNDLRNAIDSDTTLVSIMGVNNEIGTIQPIDEISDLLENYPTIQFHVDNVQALGKNIWDKVFTPRVDLSSLSAHKFHAPRGIGILYKKEGKMLTPLHDGGGQEKGLRSGTENLPAIAGMAKAIRLLLENEPEKAQREAEIKAKIVDYLKDKPGIDIFSPVSDGFAPHILCFALEGIRGETLVHTLEDQDIYTSTTSACASKTADEASTLVSMRIDDKIATSAIRLSFDETNTLQEADEFIKVFDKIYNHFAKINHLGEN, via the coding sequence GTGATTTATTTTGATAATAGTGCAACAACGAAGATAGATCCACAAGTATTGGATACTTACAATAAAGTAGCAACTAATATTTGGGGCAATCCTTCGAGTTTGCATAAGATGGGTGATCGTGCACACCAATTGCTTGAGGCGTCACGTAAACAAATTGCTGATTTGCTGGGGACTAAGCAGCATGAAATTTTCTTCACTTCTGGTGGAACAGAATCAAATAATGCCGCAATTAAGGGGACTGCAATTCAAAAGCGTGAATTTGGTAAGCATATTATCACTTCTAGCGTGGAACATGCATCTGTAGCCAATAGTTTTAACGCGTTAGAGAATTTGGGTTGGCGCGTTACCAGATTGCCAGTTGATAAGGAAGGCCGAGTTAACGTTAATGACTTAAGAAACGCGATTGATTCTGATACAACTTTGGTTTCAATCATGGGCGTTAATAACGAAATTGGCACCATTCAACCAATTGATGAAATTAGCGATTTGCTTGAAAATTATCCAACGATTCAGTTCCATGTTGATAACGTTCAGGCACTTGGCAAAAATATTTGGGATAAGGTTTTTACACCAAGAGTAGACCTCTCGAGCTTATCTGCACATAAGTTCCATGCACCACGTGGTATAGGTATTTTATATAAAAAAGAGGGCAAGATGCTCACACCTTTACATGATGGTGGTGGCCAAGAAAAGGGCCTGCGTTCAGGTACTGAAAACTTACCAGCAATTGCGGGAATGGCTAAGGCAATTCGTTTGCTTTTAGAAAATGAACCAGAAAAAGCACAGCGTGAAGCAGAAATTAAGGCTAAAATTGTTGATTATCTAAAAGATAAACCGGGGATTGATATTTTTTCACCAGTAAGCGATGGCTTTGCACCACATATTCTTTGCTTTGCTTTAGAGGGAATTCGGGGCGAAACTTTGGTTCATACGCTAGAAGATCAAGATATCTATACTTCAACAACTTCTGCTTGTGCGTCAAAGACGGCAGATGAGGCTAGCACCTTGGTTTCTATGCGAATTGATGATAAGATTGCTACTAGTGCAATTCGTTTAAGTTTTGATGAGACGAATACGCTTCAAGAAGCGGATGAATTTATTAAGGTCTTTGATAAGATTTATAATCATTTTGCTAAAATTAATCATTTGGGAGAAAATTAA
- a CDS encoding helix-turn-helix domain-containing protein: MLVGERLKEVRKSLKLNKTQMVSGTISRSFYSRVEKNENMINARDLMEIMYSHEVPMVKFCQGLGNTRPQIYAYHERILYAYLKKDVDVLNDIYHKGNFADLRIKSFIILLISKLEGQTEEAKKIIQQDPSYNCLQGNNWNEENLWFTFFILDLYDFNQVRNLIDMFFNKYHAKNVDEYTMRLVSRILVKYLDLCFKQGKRNNEMNQAIKFLKLLPNKVEFGIYKILATYYEELLDNNFENAQLIADLLQDEDLDYENVSDK; the protein is encoded by the coding sequence ATGTTAGTAGGCGAACGTTTAAAAGAAGTCCGTAAATCTTTGAAGTTAAATAAAACGCAGATGGTATCTGGTACTATTAGTCGATCTTTTTACTCTCGAGTTGAAAAAAATGAAAACATGATTAACGCCAGAGATTTGATGGAAATTATGTATTCCCATGAAGTGCCGATGGTTAAATTTTGCCAAGGATTAGGCAATACTCGGCCTCAAATTTATGCTTATCATGAGAGAATTTTATATGCTTATTTAAAAAAGGATGTAGATGTTCTGAATGATATTTATCATAAAGGTAATTTTGCAGATCTGAGAATTAAAAGTTTTATTATTCTGCTAATTTCTAAGCTTGAAGGGCAAACTGAAGAGGCAAAGAAGATAATACAGCAAGATCCGAGCTACAATTGTTTGCAGGGGAATAACTGGAATGAAGAAAATCTCTGGTTTACTTTTTTTATCTTAGATCTTTATGATTTTAACCAAGTTCGAAATTTGATTGATATGTTTTTCAATAAGTATCATGCCAAAAATGTAGATGAATATACGATGCGTTTGGTGTCTAGAATTTTAGTTAAATATTTAGATCTTTGTTTTAAGCAAGGTAAAAGAAATAATGAGATGAATCAGGCAATCAAGTTTTTGAAGCTTTTACCAAACAAGGTTGAATTTGGAATCTATAAGATTCTAGCAACTTATTACGAAGAATTATTAGATAATAATTTTGAGAATGCTCAGTTGATTGCTGATCTTCTGCAAGATGAAGATTTGGATTATGAGAATGTATCTGATAAATAA
- a CDS encoding glycosyltransferase family 2 protein: MEKLSIVVPCFNEQETIPLFYPTVQKVLAKMPKVTPEYWFVDDGSNDNTLTELKKLHEQDKHVHYISFSRNFGKESAIYAGLSAATGDYIVLMDVDLQDPPELLPKMYKILQTGEYDAVGCRRVDRKGEGKFKSFLSNQFYKVINRISKVEIVSGVRDYRMMTRQMVNAVLSMKEYSRFSKGIFAWVGFKTKYLEYHNVERVAGETDWTTHKLFKYALGGIADFSQAPLNLAVWIGTTSFILSIIGLLVVIVRKLIVPGSSILGWASTISIILLIGGLQLLCIGIIGRYIGKIYLQVKERPIYIVKEEK, from the coding sequence ATGGAAAAATTATCAATTGTGGTTCCTTGTTTTAATGAACAAGAAACAATTCCACTTTTTTATCCAACAGTGCAAAAAGTATTAGCTAAAATGCCCAAAGTGACGCCCGAATATTGGTTTGTAGATGATGGCTCCAATGATAACACACTGACCGAATTGAAAAAATTGCATGAGCAGGACAAACATGTTCACTATATTTCTTTTTCTCGTAACTTTGGTAAGGAATCCGCTATCTATGCGGGCCTATCAGCTGCAACGGGAGATTATATTGTCTTAATGGATGTAGATTTACAGGATCCACCGGAGCTATTGCCGAAAATGTACAAAATTTTGCAAACTGGTGAATATGATGCAGTTGGCTGCAGACGAGTAGATCGTAAAGGGGAAGGTAAGTTTAAGTCTTTCTTGAGCAATCAATTTTATAAGGTGATTAATCGCATTTCTAAAGTGGAAATTGTTTCAGGCGTACGCGACTATCGCATGATGACCAGGCAGATGGTTAACGCAGTTTTATCAATGAAAGAATACAGCCGCTTTTCTAAAGGTATTTTTGCTTGGGTTGGTTTTAAGACTAAGTATCTTGAGTACCACAATGTCGAGCGCGTAGCTGGTGAAACTGATTGGACGACTCACAAATTATTCAAATATGCGTTGGGCGGGATTGCTGATTTTTCTCAAGCACCGCTTAACTTAGCTGTTTGGATTGGGACAACTTCATTCATTTTGTCAATTATTGGTCTCCTGGTTGTGATTGTTCGTAAACTAATAGTTCCTGGTTCTAGTATTTTGGGTTGGGCCAGCACAATTTCAATTATTTTATTGATTGGTGGCTTGCAGCTTTTGTGTATCGGAATTATTGGCCGTTATATTGGTAAAATCTATTTACAAGTTAAAGAACGACCAATTTATATTGTGAAGGAAGAGAAATGA